TGGACAGTTCGGAAGCCTGCTTGGAATCGCCGACGAAACTTGCAGCGATCAGGCGCGCAGCCACGTAGTGTGGCTTCTTGTTGGTCGCGAGCGCGCTTGCGGCGCGGGCCGCGGCATAGCGGTTGCCGAGCATGAACTCGCCCAGGAACAGGCCGTAATCCCACCAACCCGGATGCGCGCTGGCGCTTTCGACGGCACGCTTCATGATCGGCACGCCATCGCTGTAGCTGCCGCCGAGAATGAGCGCATAGCCGTAGGATGCCGCCATGGTCAGGTCGTAGGTGTTGAGCTCATAGGCCTTGCGTATCCATCTGATGGCCTCGGTGCGATCACCGGCACGCGACTGCAGATAGCCGAATGCGCGATGGGCATATGGGCTGGTCGACCCCATCTGCACCGCGCTGTGGGCCAGTGCGTAGGCACCCTCGGTCGTCGCATTGGTGGGGTAGGGATAGTTGTCGGTGACCGCTTCCAACTGCAGCGAGGCCAGTTCGGCGTAGACGACAGGCGACTTGGCGCTGCGCTTGGAGAGATCCTCCATGCATTGATAGGCGGCGCGGTGCTTGGTGGCGTTCTGGTCCATGTAATAGGCGCCGCTGAGCAGCAGGCAGGCGGTCAGTCCACGTTGCAGCCCGTTCTGCTCGATGAAGCTGTAGATCATGCCTGACGCCGGGATGGCCGACGAGACGATGTCGGCGATGCGGTCGTCGATGACCTCGGGGCTGATCTCCTGCGGCGAGAGCACGCGAGACAATAGGATGCGGCCGCTGGCCATGTGCTGAAGTTCGACCAGCACCGACCCGGCGCTGGGGCCGGTCTCGACAGTGAAGTCGAAGTCGGTGGCGTCGGCGCGCCTGACCGTATCGGATCGCTCGCGGGCAATGAGATCGATGGTGTCGAAACCCGACAGTGCCGTGCGCAAGACTGTCGCCACGCGTGCCGTCTCCCCGCCTTCGGAGCTCGAGTGGATGTGCATGGCGGGCAACTGGTCGACGGAGTCGTTGACGCTTGCCGCGGAGCCACGAGAGCTGCCGAGGCCCGCAACCTCGAACCCGATCGGGCCGCCGATGTTGCGGAAGACCAGGATGCCAAGCATGACGATGACCAGCGCCATCGCCGCCCAGAAGTAGCGAAGCTGCCGCTTGACGCTGGTGCCGGAGTAGCCCGGATCGACTTGAACCTCTTCGCCGTGATGCGGCTCGTTCTCGGCAAGGCCTGTTTCGGCCCTGGCCAGCACCGCTACCGAACCGTTATGCTGCGCTTCGGCAGAGCGAGGGGATGCCGGTGGCAGCTCGGCAAGCGTCTCATAGGTCGGCACATAGCTGCCGCGCGGGATGCCGATCCGGATCGGATCGTTGCTACCCTCGGCGGCATAATAATGCGCCAGAAGTTCGCGCAGGCGCCCGGCCTGGACGCGGACGACGGCATCGGTCGCCGAATCGAACTCGGCGTCCTTGCCGAAAACGTCGACCGCGATGGCAAAACCCTTCAGCCTCTCGGCCTCGCCGGCGAGTTCGCGTTCGACAATATAGCGCAGCAGCTTGCGTGCCCGGTCGGACCGGCCAAAGGTCTCGCTGGCAACAAGCCGCTCAAGCGCTTCGCGCACTGCGGGGGCAGCAGGCGTGGAGGCAACCAAGTGTCGACCCTTTTCCAACCGGTACGAACGGCCTGATCATAGTCGGCTGGCGTCAGTGTACAAGCGCGCTCAGCAACGATGCACAAATGCCCCACCCGTTATCCACGGGCGAGGCATCTGCGGACTGGAGTTAAACTACCGCGACACGATCCGGTTGGCTGCGGAAACCACAGCCTCAAGTGAAGCGGCGACGATATTGGTGTTGATGCCTGCGCCGAACAGGCGGCCGGCCGGGTGCTCGACTTCCATGTAGCAGATGGCCGAGGCGTTCGATCCGCGCTGAATCGAATGCTCGGAATAGTCGAGCACCGAGAGGTCAATGCCAATGTGGCGGGAGAGAGCGTCGACGAAGCCGTCGATCGGGCCGTTACCGGTGCCCTTGATCACAATCTCCCTGCCATTGTCGAGGATGGTCGCCTCGACAACCCGGCGGCCCTTGACCTCGGTGTCGGGGAAGGTCTGGTGATCGATGAATTTCAGCCGGGCGCCCGGCTGGTCGACATAGCGTTCGAGGAAGCGCTCATGGATGCGCTTGGGCGACACTTCCTTGCCTTCGCTGTCGGTGATCTGCTGAATGTCCTGGCTGAACTCAACCTGCAGCGATCGCGGCAGGTTGAGGCCGTAATCGGCCTGAAGCACATAGGCGATGCCGCCCTTGCCCGACTGCGAGTTGATGCGAATGATCGCCTCATAGCTGCGGCCGACATCCTGCGGGTCGATCGGCAGGTAGGGCACTTCCCACAACGGCTTGTTGGCGACCTTGATCGCCTTCATGCCCTTGTTGATGGCATCCTGGTGTGAGCCGGAGAACGCGGTGTAGACCAGCTCGCCGACATAAGGGTGGCGCTCCGGAATGATCATCTGGTTGGAATATTCGTAGACCTGCTTGATCCGCTCGATGTCCGAGCAATCGAGCATCGGGTCGACGCCTTGGGTGAACATGTTGAGCGCCAGCGTCACCACGTCGACGTTGCCGGTGCGCTCGCCATTGCCGAACAACGTGCCTTCGACACGGTCGGCACCGGCCATCAGGCCGAGCTCGGTGGCGGCGATGCCGGTGCCGCGATCATTGTGCGGGTGCAGCGAGATGATCAGGTTTTCGCGGTTGTCGAGGTTGCGGCACATCCACTCGATCTGGTCGGCATAGATGTTGGGCGTCGCCATCTCGACGGTCGAGGGCAGGTTGATGATCAGCTTGTTGTCGGGCGTCGGCTTGACGATCTCGGCAACCGCGTTGCAGATCTCGAGTGCGACTTCGAGCTCGGTGCCGGTGAAGCTTTCGGGCGAGTACTGGAAACGGTAGCCGCCGCCGGCCTTGGCCGCCATGTCGGTGATCATCTTGGCGGCGTCTGTGGCGATCTGCTTGATACCGGCGACGTCCTTGGCGAACACCACGCGGCGCTGCAACTCGCTG
The nucleotide sequence above comes from Aminobacter aminovorans. Encoded proteins:
- a CDS encoding tetratricopeptide repeat protein codes for the protein MVASTPAAPAVREALERLVASETFGRSDRARKLLRYIVERELAGEAERLKGFAIAVDVFGKDAEFDSATDAVVRVQAGRLRELLAHYYAAEGSNDPIRIGIPRGSYVPTYETLAELPPASPRSAEAQHNGSVAVLARAETGLAENEPHHGEEVQVDPGYSGTSVKRQLRYFWAAMALVIVMLGILVFRNIGGPIGFEVAGLGSSRGSAASVNDSVDQLPAMHIHSSSEGGETARVATVLRTALSGFDTIDLIARERSDTVRRADATDFDFTVETGPSAGSVLVELQHMASGRILLSRVLSPQEISPEVIDDRIADIVSSAIPASGMIYSFIEQNGLQRGLTACLLLSGAYYMDQNATKHRAAYQCMEDLSKRSAKSPVVYAELASLQLEAVTDNYPYPTNATTEGAYALAHSAVQMGSTSPYAHRAFGYLQSRAGDRTEAIRWIRKAYELNTYDLTMAASYGYALILGGSYSDGVPIMKRAVESASAHPGWWDYGLFLGEFMLGNRYAAARAASALATNKKPHYVAARLIAASFVGDSKQASELSKEIANRYPAFANDPAATFTKGKYPAELTKALTKALRAAGLGHQT
- the leuA gene encoding 2-isopropylmalate synthase, giving the protein MPTAAVKYQAYHKIDLPDRTWPSRTIDKAPIWCSVDLRDGNQSLVDPMGHDRKARMFQLLLDMGFKEIEIGFPSASQTDFDFARWCIEEGNVADDVSLQVLVQCRPELITRTFEALSGARKPIVHFYNSTSELQRRVVFAKDVAGIKQIATDAAKMITDMAAKAGGGYRFQYSPESFTGTELEVALEICNAVAEIVKPTPDNKLIINLPSTVEMATPNIYADQIEWMCRNLDNRENLIISLHPHNDRGTGIAATELGLMAGADRVEGTLFGNGERTGNVDVVTLALNMFTQGVDPMLDCSDIERIKQVYEYSNQMIIPERHPYVGELVYTAFSGSHQDAINKGMKAIKVANKPLWEVPYLPIDPQDVGRSYEAIIRINSQSGKGGIAYVLQADYGLNLPRSLQVEFSQDIQQITDSEGKEVSPKRIHERFLERYVDQPGARLKFIDHQTFPDTEVKGRRVVEATILDNGREIVIKGTGNGPIDGFVDALSRHIGIDLSVLDYSEHSIQRGSNASAICYMEVEHPAGRLFGAGINTNIVAASLEAVVSAANRIVSR